GTGTTCCCGTACTCGACCCGCTTGACCACGCCGTTGACGATCTCGCCGACCCGGTCCTTGAACTCCTCGTACTGGCGCTCGCGCTCGGCCTCGCGAACCTTTCCGGTCACCACCTGGCGGGCCATCTGGGTCTGCACCCGGCCGAACTCAAAGGGCGGCAGGACCTCTTCGTAGGTTTTTCCGACAGAGGCTTCGGGGTCGTCCCGCAGGGCTTCGGAAAGGCGTCGGACGCCGATCGGCTCGACGGGCAGCCCGTCCTCGTCGGTGAAGATCTCGTCATCCGGGATCACCCGGATCACCCGCTTCAGGCTGGTCTCGCCGGTCTTGGGGTCGATCCGGACCCGGATGTCGTGCTCGGCGCCGTATCGGGCCCGGGCCCCCTTCTGGATGGCCTCCTCGATGGCCGAGATGACCACCTCGCGGTCAATGGATTTCTCGCGCGCCACGGCCTCTGCGATCTGCAGAAGCTCAAGCCTGTTTGCGGCGATCCCTGTCGGGCTCATGGGACGTCCTCCTGGTCGGAATCGGGATGGGTGTCGCCGGCCATCCGCTGGGCGCGCGACTGGGCGCCCCGCTCCATCAGCCGGTCGGTCAGAACAAGCTTCGCCTCGGTGATCCAGGCGAAGGGGATGAGGGCGGTCTCGGCCTCGCCCTCGAGGTTGACGGCGACCTGGTCGCCCTCGACCCCGGCGAGCTCGCCGCGGAACCGCTTGCGGCCCTCGGCCATGCGGTCCAGCTCCAGCCGGGCCTCGTGGCCTTCGAAGGTCTCGAAGTCCTTCAGCCGTGTGAGGGGCCGGTCGACGCCGGGAGTGGAGACCTCAAGCGTGTACTCGCCGGACACGGGGTCGGCGGCGTCCAGGACCTCCGAGAGGGCCCGCGACAGGCGGGCGCAGTCCTCGACGTTCATCTCGCCCTCGGGCGTGTCCGCCATGACCTGCAGGCGACGGGCCTGGTCGCCGCCCATCAGCCTCAGCCTCACGATCTCGTAGCCCGCGGCCTCCGCCACCGGGTCGAGAAGCTCCAGGAG
The sequence above is a segment of the Phenylobacterium parvum genome. Coding sequences within it:
- the rimP gene encoding ribosome maturation factor RimP — protein: MRSRTAEDARLLELLDPVAEAAGYEIVRLRLMGGDQARRLQVMADTPEGEMNVEDCARLSRALSEVLDAADPVSGEYTLEVSTPGVDRPLTRLKDFETFEGHEARLELDRMAEGRKRFRGELAGVEGDQVAVNLEGEAETALIPFAWITEAKLVLTDRLMERGAQSRAQRMAGDTHPDSDQEDVP